Proteins found in one Xenopus laevis strain J_2021 chromosome 1L, Xenopus_laevis_v10.1, whole genome shotgun sequence genomic segment:
- the amh.L gene encoding muellerian-inhibiting factor has product MREPPSILHKAWQKSKRIDAALTSVTEILQILFFSYTGMGIVSLRWWLLLPMMCQTLLSKSDPREAQPGFKTMVLPKPLSRSSPLVRREVGTEELDKPICGVSAPSWGKWETQGVVRDYDRAFLDAVQRQSWEAEDLKVFGLCPEEKHQTAVEVLKSFANLLVEPQGKHLVVLHMEKVDWEAGTSLHFKGTVKEHVTAHLQHRHLLLLVFHLDTHKSNRDHRGSKILVSGGGIQPEQVACVSLNTRYLVMRVGGTVKNQPSGDLMLHLSVHMKGLSNGVFLTDVEVQKLLFGTERKCLTKMTPALFMVIGGTSQDAPVPFLSQAENVIPSFSTHINPATSAAEKKDEFLEMISQFSMLLLNSNSKATSTIKLPLDPNDHSVGDLRPQLFNVTDVEALEWLVDSNDPLVFLFLSGSKFLQGTKVLQEKLAGKLLEKMTDKLQEVLDDMEELLSNKDYVKILHHLLHSCHGTYNVSYLPTEAENISQLGESQNRKLHSLMLLKVLQTIRSYWQDQKKLSRRNRGTGIKPYCRLQELTISLKPFAEYKDVLLPEEININNCVGPCRFPQTTQNDYQTHVVLLIQLQERSESGLARPPCCVPVRYDEQWLMVVDENGIKIQSYPNMVAKECGCR; this is encoded by the exons ATGCGGGAACCTCCCAGCATCTTGCACAAAGCTTGGCAGAAAAG cAAGAGGATTGATGCAGCATTGACTTCCGTAACAGAGATACTACAAATATTGTTCTTCAGCTACACTGGCATGGGAATTGTGAGTTTAAGATGGTGGCTATTGCTGCCAATGATGTGTCAAACTCTATTAAGCAAATCGGATCCAAGGGAGGCACAACCAGGTTTTAAAACAATGGTTCTTCCAAAACCCTTATCTCGATCTAGTCCGCTTGTGAGGCGTGAGGTGGGTACTGAAGAACTGGACAAACCAATTTGTGGGGTATCTGCTCCAAGCTGGGGCAAATGGGAAACTCAGGGTGTTGTAAGGGATTATGACCGTGCTTTCTTGGATGCGGTACAAAGGCAGTCATGGGAAGCAGAGGACCTAAAAGTCTTTGGGTTGTGTCCTGAAGAAAAGCATCAGACTGCTGTGGAGGTTCTTAAGAGCTTTGCAAATTTACTTGTAGAGCCTCAAGGGAAACATCTGGTGGTGCTTCACATGGAAAAAG TTGACTGGGAAGCTGGAACCAGCCTGCATTTTAAAGGGACTGTGAAGGAACACGTTACTGCTCATCTGCAACATCGTCACTTACTGTTGCTTGTCTTTCACCTTGACACACATAAATCCAACAGGGATCACCGTGGATCTAAAATTCTAGTGTCAGGAGGAGGAATCCAACCAGAGCAG GTTGCTTGTGTATCATTAAATACCCGCTATCTTGTTATGAGAGTAGGAGGAACTGTGAAAAACCAACCTTCGGGAGACCTAATGCTCCATCTGTCTGTTCATATGAAAGGCCTTTCAAATG GTGTTTTTCTAACTGATGTTGAAGTTCAGAAGCTCCTTTTTGGCACAGAAAGAAAGTGTTTAACCAAGATGACACCAGCACTGTTCATGGTTATTGGTGGTACCAGCCAAGATGCACCTGTTCCCTTCTTGTCGCAGGCTGAGAATGTCATTCCCAGCTTTAG TACCCACATAAACCCAGCTACTTCTGCTGCTGAAAAGAAGGATGAATTCCTTGAGATGATATCACAGTTCTCAATGCTTCTGCTCAACTCTAATAGTAAAGCAACATCTACTATTAAACTTCCCCTTGACCCTAATGATCACAGTGTTGGCGATCTGCGTCCTCAACTTTTTAATGTTACGGATGTAGAAGCATTGGAATGGTTGGTGGACTCCAATGACCCTTTGGTGTTCCTTTTTCTATCAGGAAGCAAGTTTTTGCAAGGGACAAAAGTTCTTCAAGAGAAGCTTGCTGGAAAGTTGCTGGAGAAGATGACAGATAAGCTTCAGGAGGTGTTGGATGATATGGAAGAGCTTTTGTCTAATAAAGATTATGTTAAAATCCTTCACCACCTTTTACATTCTTGTCATGGCACTTACAATGTTAGCTATTTACCCACAGAAGCAGAGAACATATCACAGTTGGGGGAGAGCCAGAACAGGAAGCTTCATTCCTTGATGCTTCTTAAGGTCCTTCAAACAATTCGTTCTTATTGGCAAGACCAAAAGAAGCTTTCTAGACGAAACCGGGGAACTGGCATCAAACCATATTGCCGCCTGCAAGAACTGACTATTAGTCTGAAGCCATTTGCGGAGTACAAAGATGTACTATTGCCTGAGGAAATCAATATCAATAACTGTGTTGGGCCTTGCCGGTTTCCACAGACCACACAAAATGACTACCAGACACATGTGGTTCTTCTGATCCAGCTTCAGGAAAGGAGTGAGTCAGGTCTCGCTCGCCCACCATGCTGTGTACCTGTGAGATATGACGAGCAATGGCTTATGGTGGTCGATGAAAATGGTATCAAGATTCAGAGTTACCCTAACATGGTCGCCAAGGAGTGTGGTTGCAGATAA
- the sf3a2.L gene encoding uncharacterized protein LOC100101277, producing MDFQHRAGGKTGSGGVASSSESNRDRRERLRQLALETIDINKDPYFMKNHLGSYECKLCLTLHNNEGSYLAHTQGKKHQTNLARRAAKEAKEAPAQPAPEKVKVEVKKFVKIGRPGYKVTKQRDPEMAQQSLLFQIDYPEIAESIMPRHRFMSAYEQRIEPPDRRWQYLLMAAEPYETIAFKVPSREIDKVEGKFWTHWNRETKQFFLQFHFKMEKPPTAPTMPLAPPGIKRPAPPAMNGIQTRPPMPENMPPPPPGGLPRPPMPPGTPAPPVPPPQLPPAPVVPPPGVPPPVPPPSLPPPGVPPPGVPPMPHNPAVPPPGVPPPGIPPPGLHPPGVPPPPAPGVPPPPTPGVPPPPAPGVPPPPAPGVPPPAPGVLPPGPMPPMMRPPLPSDGPTNIPPPPPNN from the exons ATGGATTTCCAGCACAGAGCCGGAGGAAAGACCGGCAGCGGAGGCGTGGCTTCTTCATCTGAAAGTAACAGAGACaggagggagagactcagacagctTGCATTAGAAACAATTGACATTAATAAG gatcCATACTTTATGAAAAACCACCTTGGTTCTTATGAATGCAAGCTTTGTCTCACTTTGCATAACAATGAG GGGAGTTATCTGGCTCATACACAAGGAAAAAAGCATCAGACAAATTT AGCTCGCCGAGCCGCCAAAGAAGCAAAAGAAGCACCAGCACAACCTGCCCCTGAGAAAGTAAAGGTAGAAGTgaaaaagtttgtaaaaattGGTCGACCTGGATACAAAG TGACAAAGCAGAGAGATCCAGAAATGGCCCAGCAGTCTTTGTTGTTTCAG ATAGACTATCCTGAGATAGCCGAAAGTATCATGCCCAGACACCGCTTTATGTCTGCATACGAGCAGAGGATTGAGCCCCCAGACAGGCGATGGCAGTACCTGCTGATGGCTGCAGAACCTTATGAAACCATCGCTTTTAAG GTCCCAAGTCGAGAAATAGACAAGGTGGAGGGGAAGTTTTGGACACACTGGAATAGAGAGACAAAACAG TTTTTCCTTCAGTTTCACTTTAAGATGGAGAAGCCTCCAACAGCACCTACTATGCCTCTAGCTCCACCTGGTATTAAAAGACCTGCTCCTCCAGCCATGAATGGGATACAAACTCGTCCTCCAATGCCTGAaaatatgcctcctcctcctccaggagGACTGCCTAGGCCCCCAATGCCTCCTGGGACACCTGCACCCCCTGTACCTCCACCACAGCTTCCACCTGCCCCAGTTGTTCCTCCTCCTGGAGTACCACCTCCGGTGCCACCAccttctcttcctcctcctggGGTTCCACCACCTGGTGTACCACCAATGCCTCATAATCCTGCAGTGCCCCCACCTGGTGTTCCACCTCCAGGCATTCCTCCTCCTGGCCTTCATCCTCCTGGGGTGCCTCCACCCCCTGCACCTGGTGTGCCACCCCCTCCAACACCAGGAGTTCCACCTCCTCCTGCTCCAGGGGTGCCTCCTCCACCAGCCCCAGGTGTACCACCTCCAGCACCTGGTGTTCTCCCTCCTGGCCCTATGCCTCCAATGATGAGGCCTCCTTTACCTAGTGATGGACCAACAAATATTCCACCACCACCTCCCAACAACTGA